TAGACTGATCTCAGCTCGTGACTGGCAGAAAGAGAGCCCGATAAGAATGAGCGCGAGTGGCCCGATAAGCTGAGCGGCGGGGGCCAAGCTGGCGAGCGCACGCATCGGGATCAGCCGGGGCGGTCGGATCAGCAAGATCCATGTCCTGAGCGAGGGTCGAGGACGGCCATTGGCCGTCCTCGTGTCTGCTGGGGAAGCGTCGGATCCAACGTTTCTCATCCCGCTGCTGGACGCGGTGCGGGTGCTGAGGGTGATGAAAGGTTGTCTGAGAAAGCGTCCGACCAGTCTTAGGATGGACCGGGCATATGGGGCTGGAATGTACTCACGGGCCCGGAGGGCCCGTGGGATCCGCTGTATCTGTCCAGAGCGCGAAGACGCGAAGAAAGCGCGGCTGGAGCGGGGACAGCGAGGTGGACGGTCGCCCAGCCATGATCCGGAAGCCTATAAGCTTGTGATTTAACTGTTTGAGGGTCGAACGGGAGCGATTTTGTATGCTGCTTTATGGACGCTGACGCTCAGCTGGCTCCCTTACAGCAGTTTCGGGAAGACGTGTTTGGCGCGTTGGAACACCGTTCCAACGCGCAGTTTCACTTGCTGGACGCGATCACGACCGCCGGGATGGTGCCGAGCTTCGCGCACCTCAGCTTGCAGGGCAGTTTCTTGCATCGCTGGGGCAGCTTGTATGCCGCGTTAACCCAGGGAAAACACGATATTCAGCGGCTGAGAGCGGCGGTAGGAAGGACCCTGCTTCCAGACGCCCCCCCGGTCTTCGCCATCGACACCAGCACCTGGGTCAGGAATGATGCCGAGACCAGCCCAGGACGCGGCTTTTACTACCACGCCAGTCGGCACAGCGCCGGGAAGCCCGTGGTCGCTGGATGGTCGTTCTCCTGGATCGCTCAACTCGGGACCACGCAGAGCAGTTGGACCGCGCCGCTGGATGTTCAGCGCGTTTCTGTCGAAGGAACGGCCCACCAGACCGCGGATGACCAGATCCAGCAGGTGATGACGTTGCTTCACGGGACCACCACACCTCTGTTCGTGTTTGACGGTGGATACGACCCGACCCGTCTGGCAAAGCTGCATCACGCTGAAAAGATTGCCGTCCTGGTCCGTGTCCGTCGAAATCGACGCTTCTATTTCGACGTCGACGACCGTCCTGGTCCCCAGGGCGGTCGCCCCCGGGTCCATGGGGCACGCTTCAGTTGCCAGGACGAAACGTCGTGGCCTGCTCCACATCAGGAACACCTGGAGACCACTTCGGCATACGGAGCGGTTCGGGTCCGAGCCTGGTCCGGTCTTCATGTCAAATCCGGGCAGGATGTGCGTCCGGGTGACAACTCGGCGAAGACGACCTATAGCGGTACCGTCCTGCTGCTCGAAGTCTCCAAACTCCCTCGCGAGACCAGAACGCCGCAAGCGTTCTGGCTCTGGTGGCGAGGTCCGGGGACCCCGGACCTCGCCTTGCTCTGGCGGGCTTATACCAGGCGATTTGACCTGGAACACACCTTCCGCTTCCTGAAAGGCACCCTGAATTGGGACAAGCCTCGGGTCCGAACACCGGAGCAGGCAGAACAGTGGAGTTGGCTGGTGCTCCTGGCCTTCACCCAGTTGCGGTTGGCCAGGGCCGTCCTGGAAGATGCCCGGCTTCCCTGGCAAGCTCCTCAAGCCCAGGGACGTCTGACACCGAGTCGAGCTCGACAAGGTTTTGCTCAGCTGTTGCCACGCTTGGGGACCCCAGCTTCCCCGCCAAAACCCTGTGGTTACTCTCCAGGCCGACCTTCTGGACGCCGCTCCCCACCAGCGACACGTTACCCGGCGGTGAAACGCACCGCCTGACCGGCCTGAACAACCAACAACACGATCAGGACGACCGCCACAATCAGCGGTCGGCTTAAATCACAAGGTAAGGAGAGAAACCTCGTGGAGCGCTGCATCAATCGACTGAAGGATTTCCTTGCGATGGCCACTCGGTATGACAAGCGGGGCTGGCATTTCCTGTCGGTCGTGCACATCGCCTGTATTGTCCTCTGGCTCTGATTCGTCAGACACACCCTAGCACCCGAGGTTAATATGGACAAGATGAAATTCCTTACCCCTCTTCTGCTCCTCTCCGTTACTGCCGCTTCCGCTCAGGACATGCAGGGTCTGTACGATCCCGCTCCTCCTGCCGACAGCGCCTTCGTCCGCGTCCTGAACGCCCCCACCGCCACGCTCGGCACGAAAGCCGTCACCGCCGGGAAGGGAGCCGCCAGCCCTTACGTCATCGTCCCGCAGGGCAGCTTCACGGCGAAGCTCGGCGCCACCACCGGCACCCTCAAGGTCGAGGCCGGAAAGTTCTACAGCGTCACCCCCCTCAACGGCAAGCTCGTCCTCATCACCGATCAGGCGGCCGAGAACCGCGCCAAGGCCCTGCTAAGCATCTACAACCTCAGCAAGAACGCCAGCATCGACCTCAAGACGGCCGACGGCAAGACCACCGTCGTCAACGGCGTCAAGCCCGGCGAGGTAGGCAGCCGCGCTGTGAACGGCATCACTGTCGAGCTTGCGGCCTTCAGTGGCACCAAGAACCTCGGCGCGCTCAGGAGCGTCTCCCTCGAACGCGGCAACGCGTACGCCATCGTCGTGACGGACACGGGCGTCACCTTCACCACCAGCAGCACGAAAACCAAGTAAGGCCAGACGAGTGGTCTTCAGCAGCAATATCTTCCTGTTCGCGTTCCTGCCTGTCTTCCTGGCCCTCTATTACCTCCTCCCCTTCAAGGCCAGAAGCGCCTGGATCCTCCTCGGCAGTTACGCCCTTTACGCTTGGTGGCGCCTCGACTTCCTCTGGCTCCTCGCCGGCGTCACCCTCGCCGCTTACTTCTTCGCCCTCGCCATCAATCAAGCCGTCGGTCCCCGCCGGTTCCAGCTCCTCAGTGTCGGCGTGACCCTCAACCTGCTCGTACTCGCCTACTTCAAGTACGCCAACTTCGGCATCGACTCCTTCAACGCCGCCATCACCGCCGTCGGCCTCCAGCCCTTCACCTGGACCCCCGTCCTCCTCCCCATCGGCCTCTCCTTCTTCATCTTCCACGCCATCAGTTACCTCGTCGAC
Above is a window of Deinococcus aquiradiocola DNA encoding:
- a CDS encoding NF041680 family putative transposase; this translates as MDADAQLAPLQQFREDVFGALEHRSNAQFHLLDAITTAGMVPSFAHLSLQGSFLHRWGSLYAALTQGKHDIQRLRAAVGRTLLPDAPPVFAIDTSTWVRNDAETSPGRGFYYHASRHSAGKPVVAGWSFSWIAQLGTTQSSWTAPLDVQRVSVEGTAHQTADDQIQQVMTLLHGTTTPLFVFDGGYDPTRLAKLHHAEKIAVLVRVRRNRRFYFDVDDRPGPQGGRPRVHGARFSCQDETSWPAPHQEHLETTSAYGAVRVRAWSGLHVKSGQDVRPGDNSAKTTYSGTVLLLEVSKLPRETRTPQAFWLWWRGPGTPDLALLWRAYTRRFDLEHTFRFLKGTLNWDKPRVRTPEQAEQWSWLVLLAFTQLRLARAVLEDARLPWQAPQAQGRLTPSRARQGFAQLLPRLGTPASPPKPCGYSPGRPSGRRSPPATRYPAVKRTA
- a CDS encoding alginate O-acetyltransferase AlgF, which gives rise to MKFLTPLLLLSVTAASAQDMQGLYDPAPPADSAFVRVLNAPTATLGTKAVTAGKGAASPYVIVPQGSFTAKLGATTGTLKVEAGKFYSVTPLNGKLVLITDQAAENRAKALLSIYNLSKNASIDLKTADGKTTVVNGVKPGEVGSRAVNGITVELAAFSGTKNLGALRSVSLERGNAYAIVVTDTGVTFTTSSTKTK